A portion of the Burkholderia pseudomultivorans genome contains these proteins:
- the ilvA gene encoding threonine ammonia-lyase, biosynthetic has protein sequence MASHDYLKKILTARVYDVAIETELEPARNLSARLRNPVYLKREDNQPVFSFKLRGAYNKMAHIPADALARGVITASAGNHAQGVAFSAARMGVKAVIVVPVTTPQVKVDAVRAHGGPGVEVIQAGESYSDAYAHALKVQEERGLTFVHPFDDPYVIAGQGTIAMEILRQHQGPIHAIFVPIGGGGLASGVAAYVKAVRPEIKVIGVQAEDSCAMAQSLEAGKRVELAEVGLFADGTAVKLVGEETFRLCSEYLDGVVTVDTDALCAAIKDVFQDTRSVLEPSGALAVAGAKLYAEREGIENQTLVAVTSGANMNFDRMRFVAERAEVGEAREAVFAVTIPEERGSFRRFCSLVGDRNVTEFNYRIADAQSAHIFVGVQIRRRGESAEIAANFESHGFRTVDLTHDELSKEHIRYMVGGRSPLALDERLFRFEFPERPGALMKFLSSMAPDWNISLFHYRNQGADYSSILVGLQVPQTDHAEFERFLAALGYPYVEESANPAYRLFLS, from the coding sequence ATGGCCTCCCACGACTACCTGAAGAAAATCCTCACCGCGCGCGTCTACGACGTCGCGATCGAGACGGAACTCGAACCCGCCCGCAACCTGTCGGCCCGGCTGCGCAACCCCGTGTACCTGAAGCGCGAGGACAACCAGCCGGTGTTCTCGTTCAAGCTGCGCGGCGCGTACAACAAGATGGCGCACATTCCGGCCGACGCGCTCGCGCGCGGCGTGATTACGGCGTCGGCCGGCAACCACGCGCAGGGCGTCGCGTTCTCGGCGGCCCGGATGGGCGTGAAGGCGGTGATCGTCGTGCCCGTCACGACGCCGCAGGTGAAGGTCGATGCGGTGCGCGCGCACGGCGGCCCGGGCGTCGAGGTGATCCAGGCCGGCGAATCGTACAGCGATGCGTATGCGCACGCGCTCAAGGTGCAGGAAGAGCGCGGCCTCACGTTCGTGCACCCGTTCGACGATCCGTACGTGATCGCGGGTCAGGGCACGATCGCGATGGAGATCCTGCGCCAGCACCAGGGTCCGATCCACGCGATCTTCGTGCCGATCGGCGGCGGCGGCCTCGCATCCGGCGTCGCCGCGTACGTGAAGGCGGTGCGTCCGGAGATCAAGGTGATCGGCGTGCAGGCCGAGGATTCGTGCGCGATGGCGCAGTCGCTCGAGGCCGGCAAGCGCGTCGAGCTCGCCGAGGTCGGCCTGTTCGCGGACGGCACCGCGGTGAAGCTCGTCGGCGAGGAAACCTTCCGGCTCTGCAGCGAATACCTCGACGGCGTCGTGACGGTCGACACCGACGCGCTCTGCGCGGCGATCAAGGACGTGTTCCAGGACACGCGCAGCGTGCTCGAGCCGTCTGGCGCGCTCGCGGTGGCCGGCGCGAAGCTGTATGCGGAACGCGAAGGGATCGAGAACCAGACGCTGGTCGCGGTCACGTCCGGCGCGAACATGAACTTCGACCGGATGCGCTTCGTCGCGGAACGCGCGGAAGTCGGCGAGGCGCGCGAGGCCGTGTTCGCGGTCACGATTCCGGAGGAGCGCGGCAGCTTCAGGCGCTTCTGCTCGCTGGTCGGCGACCGCAACGTGACCGAGTTCAACTACCGGATCGCCGATGCGCAGTCCGCGCACATCTTCGTCGGCGTGCAGATCCGCCGCCGCGGCGAATCGGCGGAGATCGCCGCGAACTTCGAGTCGCACGGCTTCAGGACGGTCGACCTGACGCACGACGAGCTGTCGAAGGAGCATATCCGCTACATGGTCGGCGGCCGCTCGCCGCTCGCGCTCGACGAGCGCCTGTTCCGCTTCGAATTCCCCGAGCGGCCGGGCGCGCTGATGAAGTTCCTGTCGTCGATGGCGCCGGACTGGAACATCAGCCTGTTCCACTACCGGAACCAGGGCGCGGACTACAGCTCGATCCTCGTCGGGCTGCAGGTGCCGCAGACCGATCACGCCGAGTTCGAACGCTTCCTCGCGGCGCTCGGCTATCCGTATGTCGAAGAGAGCGCCAACCCGGCGTACCGCCTCTTCCTGTCGTAA
- the queF gene encoding NADPH-dependent 7-cyano-7-deazaguanine reductase QueF (Catalyzes the NADPH-dependent reduction of 7-cyano-7-deazaguanine (preQ0) to 7-aminomethyl-7-deazaguanine (preQ1) in queuosine biosynthesis) — protein sequence MNPEHSPLGKATVYASQYDASLLFPIPRAGAREQIGITAALPFFGTDIWNAYELSWLNARGKPQVAVATFYVPAESPNIVESKSFKLYLGSFAQSRFDSVDAVRDVLKRDVSAACGASVSVQLVSPHDFRKLEMDELDGLSLDRLDLDADVYEPDPTLLSAAEDEAPVEETLVSDLLKSNCPVTGQPDWGSVQIHYVGPQIDHAGLLRYIISFRNHTGFHEQCVERIFLDILHRCKPVKLAVYARYTRRGGLDINPFRTNYNQPMPDNARTARQ from the coding sequence ATGAACCCTGAACACTCCCCGCTCGGCAAGGCGACCGTCTACGCATCGCAATACGACGCGTCGCTGCTGTTCCCGATCCCGCGCGCGGGCGCGCGCGAGCAGATCGGCATCACGGCGGCGCTGCCGTTCTTCGGCACCGACATCTGGAACGCGTACGAGCTGTCGTGGCTGAACGCGCGCGGCAAGCCGCAGGTCGCGGTCGCGACGTTCTACGTGCCGGCCGAATCGCCGAACATCGTCGAATCGAAGTCGTTCAAGCTGTATCTCGGCTCGTTCGCGCAATCGCGGTTCGATTCGGTCGACGCGGTGCGCGACGTGCTCAAGCGCGACGTGTCGGCGGCGTGCGGCGCGAGCGTGTCGGTGCAGCTGGTGTCGCCGCACGACTTCCGCAAGCTGGAGATGGACGAGCTCGATGGCTTGTCGCTCGACCGGCTCGACCTCGATGCCGACGTGTACGAACCCGATCCGACGCTGCTGTCGGCCGCCGAAGACGAAGCGCCGGTCGAGGAAACGCTCGTGTCGGACCTGCTGAAATCGAACTGCCCGGTGACGGGACAGCCGGACTGGGGCAGCGTGCAGATCCACTACGTCGGGCCGCAGATCGATCACGCGGGGCTGCTGCGCTACATCATCTCGTTCCGCAATCACACGGGCTTTCACGAGCAGTGCGTCGAGCGGATCTTTCTCGACATCCTGCATCGCTGCAAGCCGGTGAAGCTGGCCGTGTATGCGCGTTATACGCGCCGCGGCGGGCTCGACATCAATCCGTTCCGGACCAACTACAACCAGCCGATGCCGGATAACGCGCGGACCGCGCGGCAGTGA
- a CDS encoding RidA family protein, with amino-acid sequence MKRYGVGEAKGTGGQVMPFARAVEADGWLYVSGQTPMVNGEVVEGGIVTQSKQAIENVIAILKEAGYGLEHVVRCGVWLDDARDFASFNRVFVSYFGEHPPARACVQSSMVIDCKVEVDCIAYKAPAK; translated from the coding sequence ATGAAGCGATATGGCGTGGGCGAAGCGAAGGGCACGGGCGGCCAGGTGATGCCGTTCGCGCGTGCGGTCGAGGCCGACGGCTGGCTGTACGTGTCGGGCCAGACGCCGATGGTGAACGGCGAGGTCGTCGAGGGCGGGATCGTCACGCAGTCGAAGCAGGCGATCGAGAACGTGATCGCGATCCTGAAGGAAGCCGGCTACGGCCTCGAGCACGTCGTGCGCTGCGGCGTGTGGCTCGACGACGCGCGCGACTTCGCGTCGTTCAACCGCGTGTTCGTCTCGTATTTCGGCGAGCATCCGCCGGCACGCGCGTGCGTGCAGTCGAGCATGGTGATCGACTGCAAGGTCGAGGTCGACTGTATCGCGTACAAGGCGCCGGCGAAGTAA
- a CDS encoding N-acyl-D-amino-acid deacylase family protein has product MHSHPEAADTLIIGAQLYDGTGAPPVTRDVAIRNGVIAAIGNLSNWLAETVVDANGRALAPGFVDVHTHDDTHVIRAPQMLPKISQGVTTVIVGNCGISASPVTLAGDPPDPMNLLGERDAFRYPTFADYVAAVNDARPAVNVAALIGHTALRNNQMDRLDRAATDSEIAAMRAQLEEALANGALGLSSGLAYGSAFAAPAEEVMALAEPLANAGALYTSHMRTEFDAILDAMEEAYQVGRHARVPVVISHLKCAGPSNWGRSTEVLASLDGARRYQPVGCDCYPYSRSSSTLDLKQVTGDIDITITWSEPHPEVAGRLLKAIAADWGVTEQEAAQRIRPAGAVYHNMSEDDVRRILSHPATMVGSDGLPNDPLPHPRLWGAFPRVLGHYVRDTNLLPLEEAIRKMTSLSARRYGLARRGEVHVGYHADLVLFDPARVIDAATFDKPQQPAHGIDAVWVNGVLAYENGQPTGARAGGFVARGERAPASADAAF; this is encoded by the coding sequence ATGCATTCGCATCCCGAAGCGGCCGATACGCTGATCATTGGCGCGCAACTGTACGACGGCACCGGCGCGCCGCCCGTCACGCGCGATGTCGCGATCCGCAACGGCGTGATCGCGGCGATCGGCAACCTGTCGAACTGGCTCGCCGAGACCGTCGTCGATGCGAACGGCCGTGCGCTCGCGCCGGGCTTCGTCGACGTGCACACGCACGACGACACGCACGTGATCCGCGCGCCGCAGATGCTGCCGAAGATCTCGCAGGGCGTGACGACGGTGATCGTCGGCAACTGCGGGATCAGCGCGTCGCCGGTCACGCTCGCGGGCGATCCGCCCGACCCGATGAACCTGCTCGGCGAGCGCGACGCGTTCCGCTATCCGACCTTCGCCGACTATGTCGCGGCCGTGAACGATGCACGGCCGGCGGTGAACGTCGCCGCGCTGATCGGGCACACGGCGCTGCGCAACAACCAGATGGATCGCCTCGATCGCGCGGCCACCGACAGCGAGATTGCCGCGATGCGCGCGCAGCTCGAGGAGGCGCTCGCGAACGGCGCGCTCGGGCTGTCGTCGGGCCTGGCTTACGGCTCCGCGTTCGCGGCGCCCGCCGAGGAAGTGATGGCGCTCGCGGAGCCGCTCGCGAACGCGGGCGCGCTGTATACGTCGCACATGCGCACCGAGTTCGACGCGATCCTCGACGCGATGGAAGAGGCGTACCAGGTCGGCCGCCACGCGCGCGTGCCGGTCGTGATCTCGCACCTGAAATGCGCGGGTCCGTCGAACTGGGGGCGCAGCACCGAGGTGCTCGCGTCGCTCGACGGCGCGCGCCGCTACCAGCCGGTCGGCTGCGACTGCTATCCGTACAGCCGCAGCTCGTCGACGCTCGACCTGAAGCAGGTGACGGGCGACATCGACATCACGATCACATGGTCCGAGCCGCATCCGGAAGTCGCGGGGCGGCTGCTGAAGGCGATCGCCGCCGACTGGGGCGTGACCGAGCAGGAAGCCGCGCAGCGCATTCGCCCGGCCGGCGCGGTGTATCACAACATGTCCGAGGACGACGTGCGCCGGATCCTGTCGCATCCGGCGACGATGGTCGGCTCGGACGGCCTGCCGAACGATCCGCTGCCGCACCCGCGGTTGTGGGGTGCGTTCCCGCGCGTGCTCGGCCATTACGTGCGCGACACGAACCTGCTGCCGCTCGAGGAGGCGATCCGCAAGATGACGTCGCTGTCCGCGCGCCGCTACGGGCTCGCGCGCCGCGGCGAGGTGCACGTCGGCTACCACGCCGATCTCGTGCTGTTCGATCCGGCGCGCGTGATCGACGCGGCGACGTTCGACAAGCCGCAGCAGCCCGCGCACGGGATCGACGCGGTCTGGGTGAACGGCGTGCTCGCTTACGAGAACGGCCAGCCGACCGGCGCACGCGCGGGCGGCTTCGTCGCGCGCGGCGAACGTGCGCCGGCGAGCGCCGACGCCGCGTTCTGA